The genomic interval CAGCGACAACAATTTGCGGACGATGCCGATCAGCACCAGCGCCGCACCGAAAGTCACGACGATGGTCGCGCCGGTGGGCAAATCCCAAAAGTACGAGAAGTAGCAACCGATCACGCTGACGCCGAAACCGACCAGCCAAGCGACCGAGACACTGCGACCGACTTGGATCTTGCCGCCCTCGCTCCTTCCCACCAGTAACATGGCGCAAACCGCCGGCACAACTAAATAAGAGAACACCAGCAAGACACCGGCGATGGCGACACTCGATGTGACGACGAAACCGAAGGTGCCGTAGAAAAATAGATCCCACTTCCACGGCCGCGGTGCTTGGGTCTTCGTCCACTCGTCGGTCTCGGACACTTCCCACAGGGGCTTGCGCCAAAGATAATGCAGCACGCCGATAGCGCCGTAAAGCAACGCCGTCTTCACCACCGTGCTCCACTGCACGAACAAGAGCGAACCGACGAGTATGTCTTTGACATGCTCGGCGCCGCCGGGCGCGCGGTCGACGACCAGAATCGCCGCCGCCGCCGAAACCGCGTAGACGATACCGATAAACGCTTCTTGCGGAATGCGCGCGCGGCGCGAACGGGTGAGCGAA from Deltaproteobacteria bacterium carries:
- a CDS encoding metal ABC transporter permease, translated to MAAPFAASLILTGLHAYLGLHVVRRGVIFVDIALAQIAALGATVAFLFGLDIHGGEAYWFSLAFTLLGALIFSLTRSRRARIPQEAFIGIVYAVSAAAAILVVDRAPGGAEHVKDILVGSLLFVQWSTVVKTALLYGAIGVLHYLWRKPLWEVSETDEWTKTQAPRPWKWDLFFYGTFGFVVTSSVAIAGVLLVFSYLVVPAVCAMLLVGRSEGGKIQVGRSVSVAWLVGFGVSVIGCYFSYFWDLPTGATIVVTFGAALVLIGIVRKLLSLA